The Salvia splendens isolate huo1 chromosome 21, SspV2, whole genome shotgun sequence genome includes a window with the following:
- the LOC121784222 gene encoding uncharacterized mitochondrial protein AtMg00860-like, whose product MREEVLKEVLKLLSLGIIYSIPDSKWANLDLVLQRCKEKNLVLNFEKCHYMVQEGIVLGHVVSEKGIQVDKAKVDVISKLPYPTNQKEIRGFLGHAGFYRRFIKDFAKIAQPLTRLM is encoded by the exons ATGAGAGAAGAGGTTCTTAAAGAAGTACTCAAGCTGCTATCGCTGGGTATCATATATTCTATTCCAGACAGCAAGTGG GCCAATTTGGATCTAGTGTTACAGAGATGCAAAGAGAAGAATCTGGTACTAAATTTTGAAAAGTGCCACTACATGGTACAAGAGGGAATTGTTCTGGGGCATGTGGTCTCGGAAAAAGGAATTCAGGTGGATAAGGCGAAGGTAGACGTGATCTCAAAGCTTCCataccctacgaatcagaaagagatAAGAGGATTTTTGGGTCATGCTGGATTCTACCGGAGgttcattaaggattttgcaAAAATCGCACAACCACTTACCCGCCTCATGTAG